A stretch of the bacterium genome encodes the following:
- a CDS encoding MATE family efflux transporter, whose translation MRSTDKHILAENDVGKLLIKLSIPSTIGMFVMSSFNVVDTIFVGRGVGMLGIAGVAICFPVQILVLAIAQLFGMGGASIISRAIGTGDLAKVNKTFGNVVFSTTILSFMVAIPGLIFINTFAKFLGATPDVMPYAIDYLSIILLGTVFRCFAISSNNIIRSEGRAKISMTLMIIAAILNVILDPIFIFVLDMGVKGAAIATVISQFAVAIYALAFFNSEKSIIQFKRIKLKPDFKIIREIVSIGMASLGRNLSSSALIIIMNNVFAGLDFQIGIAIYGIINRVIFLFSTPIMGVSQGLQPIVGFNFGAKRFDKVTEVVKKAYIRAVVISLFTFTIVMLFPNQIINLFSNDPNLIESGVPAFRKVVLLFPMIGLQMMGGAYFQAIGKAFKAFVLTLSRQAIVLIPLILILPKFLGIDGVFWSFPIADFSSAIITYFFVSRSLKSLARTNS comes from the coding sequence ATGAGATCAACAGATAAGCATATATTGGCCGAGAATGATGTCGGAAAACTTCTAATAAAACTCTCTATTCCTTCCACTATTGGCATGTTCGTTATGTCGAGCTTTAATGTGGTAGATACGATCTTTGTTGGTCGTGGAGTTGGAATGCTAGGCATTGCTGGAGTGGCTATATGTTTTCCTGTGCAAATACTAGTTTTAGCAATAGCTCAGCTTTTCGGCATGGGGGGAGCATCGATTATTTCAAGAGCTATCGGCACTGGTGATCTTGCTAAGGTAAATAAAACTTTTGGGAATGTCGTTTTTTCTACCACAATATTATCGTTTATGGTCGCTATTCCAGGCCTTATTTTTATAAATACATTCGCTAAATTCCTCGGAGCAACGCCCGATGTCATGCCCTACGCTATAGATTATTTAAGTATTATACTTCTTGGGACTGTTTTTAGGTGCTTCGCGATTTCGTCGAATAATATCATTCGTTCTGAAGGGCGAGCGAAGATATCTATGACATTGATGATCATCGCCGCTATTCTCAATGTTATTCTCGATCCAATTTTCATTTTTGTGTTAGATATGGGAGTGAAGGGTGCAGCTATCGCCACGGTAATATCTCAATTTGCTGTTGCCATCTATGCGCTGGCATTTTTCAATTCTGAGAAGAGCATTATTCAGTTTAAGAGGATAAAATTAAAGCCAGATTTTAAAATCATTCGCGAAATAGTATCGATAGGTATGGCCTCGCTTGGCCGTAACCTCTCTTCTAGTGCATTGATCATTATAATGAACAATGTCTTTGCTGGTCTCGATTTCCAAATTGGAATTGCTATTTATGGGATTATTAATCGTGTTATATTTCTCTTTTCTACGCCCATAATGGGAGTTTCGCAGGGTTTGCAACCGATTGTAGGTTTTAATTTTGGTGCTAAGCGTTTCGATAAAGTGACCGAGGTTGTGAAAAAAGCTTATATTAGGGCTGTTGTAATAAGCCTATTCACTTTCACTATCGTGATGCTTTTTCCAAATCAGATAATAAATCTCTTTTCAAATGACCCAAATCTTATCGAGAGTGGAGTTCCAGCGTTTAGGAAAGTGGTTCTTCTTTTCCCTATGATTGGCCTTCAGATGATGGGTGGAGCATATTTTCAAGCTATAGGAAAAGCCTTCAAGGCCTTTGTTTTAACCCTTTCTCGACAGGCGATAGTGCTTATTCCTCTTATATTGATTCTTCCAAAGTTTCTTGGCATCGATGGGGTTTTTTGGTCATTTCCTATAGCTGATTTCAGCTCAGCTATTATCACCTACTTTTTCGTGAGTCGTAGCCTTAAAAGCCTGGCTCGCACGAATTCATAA
- a CDS encoding replication-associated recombination protein A has product MDLFGKDIVEFNDSFTLADRMRPRSLNEVLGQEKLIGLGTPLRYAIENKKISSMVFWGPPGCGKTTLARVIANETGMRFLSYSAVLSGIKEIKEVIKVAERRLANTGKRSILFVDEVHRFNKAQQDAFLPYVERGTIIFIGATTENPSFEIISPLLSRLTVFMLEPLRPESIVSLLKKAIEDEERGLGANDISADSDVLEKIAQLSAGDARFALSTLEVAANTAPDRNITEEHVAQVLQRGRLLYDKNGEEHYNLISALHKSIRDSDADAAVYWLARMLEAGEDRLYIARRMMRMAVEDVGLADPNAVRHAVAAKEFYNFLGSPEGDIAFFQLAIYLAIAPKSNSVYIAQKRATKDIRAGMTGPVPLVIRNATTNLMKEIGYGKGYKYAHDYENHLAKNEHFPEGMVPPTYYIPSDQGLEERINKRLKEIEKVMGSDKEPK; this is encoded by the coding sequence ATGGATTTATTTGGGAAAGATATTGTCGAATTCAACGATTCGTTCACGCTTGCCGACCGTATGCGTCCGCGAAGTCTCAATGAGGTCTTAGGTCAGGAGAAACTTATTGGCTTGGGAACTCCTCTTAGATATGCTATCGAAAATAAGAAGATATCCAGTATGGTTTTTTGGGGTCCTCCCGGCTGTGGTAAAACTACACTCGCCCGTGTGATCGCGAATGAGACTGGAATGCGTTTTTTGAGCTATTCAGCCGTGCTTTCAGGCATAAAGGAGATTAAAGAGGTTATTAAAGTAGCCGAGAGGAGGCTCGCAAATACAGGCAAGAGAAGTATTCTGTTTGTCGATGAAGTGCATCGCTTTAATAAAGCTCAACAGGATGCTTTTTTACCTTATGTCGAGCGAGGGACAATAATTTTTATCGGCGCGACTACGGAAAACCCTAGCTTTGAAATAATCTCTCCACTTTTATCACGACTCACGGTGTTTATGCTTGAACCGCTGAGGCCGGAAAGCATTGTTAGCCTTTTAAAAAAGGCAATCGAGGATGAAGAGCGAGGTTTAGGCGCTAACGATATTTCTGCCGATAGCGATGTTCTTGAAAAGATAGCGCAACTTTCCGCCGGTGATGCTCGCTTTGCTCTCTCGACTCTCGAGGTTGCTGCGAATACTGCTCCAGACCGGAATATTACAGAAGAGCATGTTGCACAAGTGCTTCAGCGCGGGAGGCTTCTTTATGATAAAAACGGGGAGGAGCATTACAATCTCATTTCCGCACTCCATAAGTCTATTCGGGATTCAGACGCGGATGCAGCCGTTTATTGGCTCGCACGTATGTTAGAAGCTGGTGAGGATAGACTATATATAGCACGAAGAATGATGCGTATGGCTGTGGAGGATGTCGGTCTTGCTGACCCCAACGCTGTGCGCCATGCTGTCGCGGCAAAAGAGTTTTACAATTTTTTGGGTTCGCCCGAGGGGGATATCGCCTTTTTTCAATTAGCTATTTATCTTGCAATCGCGCCTAAATCGAATTCTGTATATATAGCTCAAAAGCGCGCCACAAAGGATATACGCGCTGGCATGACAGGCCCTGTGCCGCTTGTTATTCGCAACGCAACGACCAACCTGATGAAAGAAATTGGCTACGGAAAAGGGTATAAATATGCTCATGATTACGAAAATCATCTTGCAAAAAACGAACATTTCCCCGAGGGCATGGTGCCACCGACATATTATATTCCATCGGATCAGGGCCTCGAAGAGCGAATTAATAAAAGGCTTAAGGAAATAGAAAAGGTTATGGGTAGTGATAAAGAGCCCAAATAA
- a CDS encoding ROK family protein, translating to MENKITLGVDIGGTFVKVATVDGSGEILDMDIFPTPQSPPDVALSIIIDDICEFLEDCETNLEDIAGVGVGFPGAVTIEEGIIEASPNLKSWRGLGVKSIFEDVFGPKIIIDNDANAAAYGEYLWGKHKGADPLVIFTLGTGVGGGIIIDGQIFRGKWGGAGEIGHHVIEMNGRQCTCGNRGCIEAYAGAKGIVTLAWEYLKKDKGSLLWDLMGGDYGSLDPEMIGDTAREGDKTALKVTREVSRALGVATANMINILNPECIIFAGGVTGWGKDILLKTIRNEAHCRALKSLYNSCTIDISEKGQNCGVIGAAAMAFNHIK from the coding sequence GTGGAGAATAAAATTACACTCGGAGTAGATATCGGCGGGACATTTGTAAAGGTAGCTACCGTGGATGGATCGGGCGAGATTCTTGACATGGATATATTCCCGACTCCGCAGAGTCCTCCGGATGTGGCCTTGTCGATAATTATCGATGATATTTGTGAGTTTCTCGAAGACTGTGAGACTAATCTCGAAGATATAGCCGGTGTGGGCGTGGGTTTCCCGGGTGCAGTTACTATCGAAGAGGGTATTATTGAAGCCTCTCCTAATCTTAAAAGCTGGCGCGGGCTTGGAGTTAAGAGCATTTTTGAAGATGTATTTGGCCCTAAGATAATCATCGATAATGATGCCAATGCAGCAGCATATGGCGAATATCTATGGGGTAAGCATAAAGGTGCCGATCCACTTGTTATTTTTACTCTTGGGACAGGAGTGGGTGGTGGAATAATAATCGATGGGCAAATATTCCGTGGTAAATGGGGTGGTGCTGGGGAGATTGGGCACCATGTCATTGAAATGAACGGACGACAATGCACCTGCGGTAATCGGGGTTGTATCGAGGCATATGCAGGGGCAAAAGGAATTGTAACATTGGCCTGGGAATATCTTAAGAAGGATAAAGGCTCTCTCTTATGGGATTTAATGGGTGGGGATTATGGTTCCCTAGACCCTGAAATGATCGGGGATACAGCACGAGAAGGAGATAAAACTGCTCTTAAGGTGACACGCGAGGTTTCACGCGCACTTGGTGTTGCTACAGCTAATATGATAAATATCCTCAACCCGGAGTGTATAATATTCGCCGGAGGTGTAACCGGTTGGGGCAAAGATATTCTCCTAAAAACTATTCGCAATGAAGCGCATTGTAGGGCACTGAAATCGTTGTATAATTCCTGTACTATAGACATCTCAGAAAAAGGCCAAAACTGCGGTGTTATTGGTGCTGCGGCTATGGCATTCAATCATATAAAATAA
- a CDS encoding beta-ureidopropionase has product MRIGIVQFAPKLREVERNLRLAERLIRANDADLFVLPELFATGYFFKDKDEIRPFAEKFQKSKTLTFLADIAYEKDCAIIGCFPELSGEKIFNSSAFIYPRGKKVLYRKVHLFNNEKLIFEPGNLPFPLVEYRDTKIAFIICFDWFFPEVYRSLALKGAQLVCHSANLVLPHCQKASYAHAVSNRIFIALSNRTGSDVNGGGKVDFTGKSIMYGPDGSVLGELGMDEEGVLVIEIDPSKALDKMVTPFNDVILDRRPEFYEGL; this is encoded by the coding sequence ATGAGAATCGGTATAGTTCAATTTGCGCCGAAACTACGCGAAGTAGAACGAAATTTAAGGCTTGCGGAAAGGCTTATTCGCGCCAATGACGCAGATTTATTTGTTTTACCAGAGTTGTTTGCAACAGGTTATTTTTTTAAGGATAAGGATGAAATTAGGCCTTTTGCTGAAAAATTCCAAAAAAGCAAAACACTAACTTTTTTAGCGGATATAGCATATGAAAAGGATTGTGCAATTATCGGATGTTTCCCTGAGTTGTCAGGTGAGAAGATATTTAATTCGTCGGCATTTATTTATCCTAGGGGGAAAAAGGTTTTATATAGGAAAGTTCATCTTTTCAATAATGAGAAGCTGATTTTTGAACCGGGGAATTTGCCCTTTCCTCTAGTCGAATACAGAGATACAAAGATAGCTTTCATTATCTGTTTCGACTGGTTTTTCCCTGAAGTTTATCGCAGCCTTGCATTAAAAGGCGCGCAGCTTGTTTGCCATAGTGCGAACCTTGTTTTGCCTCATTGCCAGAAGGCTTCATATGCTCATGCTGTATCTAACAGAATTTTTATTGCTCTTTCTAACAGGACAGGTTCGGATGTTAACGGAGGCGGGAAAGTAGATTTTACTGGGAAAAGTATTATGTATGGTCCGGATGGGTCTGTATTAGGTGAGTTGGGTATGGATGAAGAGGGTGTGCTTGTGATAGAGATAGATCCCTCGAAAGCGCTCGATAAGATGGTAACTCCGTTCAACGATGTTATTTTGGATAGGAGGCCGGAGTTTTATGAGGGTTTATAG
- a CDS encoding T9SS type A sorting domain-containing protein, with protein MRRNLFIGLSLLLCIIGVSVANSRSPLSAGNMNFVCQGRTYAGQNTFETGAYASEDFNFFISCHFDTGGVDVGFVIDSSGSMSGTLTAVKATIGSFATGLDTAGYDARYGGCPYADSTRGMWDFNASTPHPDYEMTNNISTFQTRLATCGASGGGDTPEEYLDALAAVMRHYDWRLLSMKIIIGFTDAVFCELGNSCFDCRSNENKDDILDELIDGGFILFNITKIPPYWSSCVPASPYHSDWYQLSADTTGGQWYNLTTTPWTTIFSDVITFIRDYQSIGVAVINSGTDTIYDVTGELIASDCFEVITAPAVNPAIAPGDTVIFNWRLEPFDPVTCPMDSSEEFCFLTVFHATDGVAPISDFVTGGCVFFGADCGCDGTNAEKEFPPNLAITSCPDQLVRYSMSTKCYLDTTSFIFKVNSGSGWIMIPWNGDGMTMLSDTGFVWAPAESLLFFEHGDTTLHELYQLNDVSGLGLHSRPSGNFVVDLLPPVYDTPYPVDGALIGGPPAYVRINVTDDLSGVDPGEGWWLSVNDTEVPTTDSHLTFDGMMISLEVAGSITSMFPPGDTIEICVGAQDSPDLCDPNVSSICWSFIIDYLDFDLPEMIVEPNDTFLVPIIAYNPNRFVLHDFSVSFEYNPDILIFTGTDRTGSALPTSWITSVDTAAGVATVWGSGTGALADVDTLIFLSAIVKPEAPSASFTPLIYTEDGIVLDSGYIGYRIIDNGWVLVGWSPETWVHDLTFDSDTRPLNTILTFGMQNAASASYDLGIDIPFYPPPANRTNSYFPISDSVYPLVTKLERDLRAPAPLPVEWKIATVGEAGILTWSTAGLPEGELTLNGMIEMHLHDTYHYAANETITIVYDRPEPIINEISIDVGWNLVGFPCIPTVDVVPNIIPGGLYHLYGYNPFDLAYFSTNRAEAGHGYWVYSMEEGTYNMGGIPVASYEVPLNTGWNLVGCANVSSATYTSTPAISGLPQFYNTTTGMYETSSFIEAGMGYWILVTSPGTFQVPGARSFKANNPDWSANFEFDEKIYTIGQGSSENSLGIPPITPDGETVIPGALMMDGFKMWSLISPDAETWTFHSDESGWLLWNGTDNPRIAVTIHGKKTVLENGMQLFLSKGDFAVFNKAGSLPEVYGVMVKPNPANAAFMVTVDVPQQSDVTVGLYDMLGKRIDRIADEKLTAGTHSFNWHSKSEPSGVYFVRVNWDGGEVVQKVVLLK; from the coding sequence ATGAGACGGAATTTGTTTATTGGATTGTCTCTATTGTTGTGTATTATTGGGGTGTCGGTTGCCAATTCTCGGTCGCCGCTTTCGGCTGGGAATATGAATTTTGTTTGTCAAGGAAGAACATATGCTGGTCAAAACACTTTTGAGACCGGCGCTTATGCTTCCGAAGACTTTAATTTCTTCATCAGTTGTCATTTCGATACTGGTGGTGTCGATGTTGGTTTTGTTATCGACTCTTCCGGTTCGATGTCTGGAACACTCACTGCGGTCAAAGCGACCATAGGCTCATTTGCTACGGGTTTAGACACTGCGGGTTATGATGCGCGTTATGGTGGATGTCCTTATGCTGACAGCACTCGTGGCATGTGGGATTTCAATGCGAGCACTCCACATCCTGATTATGAGATGACGAATAACATATCCACTTTTCAGACTAGACTTGCGACCTGTGGTGCTTCTGGCGGTGGCGATACACCGGAAGAATACCTCGATGCTCTTGCTGCAGTGATGCGTCACTACGACTGGCGGCTTCTTTCGATGAAGATTATCATAGGTTTCACCGATGCTGTTTTCTGCGAGCTTGGCAATTCTTGTTTTGACTGCCGCTCCAATGAGAACAAGGACGACATTCTCGATGAGCTTATCGATGGTGGTTTCATTTTATTTAACATCACAAAGATACCGCCATACTGGAGTTCTTGTGTTCCAGCCTCTCCGTATCACTCTGATTGGTATCAACTATCGGCTGACACAACAGGTGGACAATGGTATAATCTTACTACTACACCGTGGACTACTATTTTCTCTGATGTTATCACCTTCATTCGCGACTATCAGAGTATCGGTGTTGCGGTTATCAACTCGGGAACAGACACTATTTATGATGTTACAGGCGAGCTTATTGCGAGCGACTGCTTCGAGGTTATCACCGCTCCGGCGGTCAACCCTGCTATCGCTCCTGGTGACACTGTGATTTTCAATTGGAGACTCGAGCCATTCGATCCTGTTACCTGTCCGATGGACAGTTCTGAAGAGTTCTGCTTCCTTACTGTTTTTCATGCTACCGATGGCGTCGCTCCAATATCTGACTTTGTTACCGGAGGATGTGTTTTCTTCGGAGCGGATTGCGGGTGCGATGGAACCAATGCAGAGAAGGAATTCCCTCCCAACCTAGCAATTACTTCCTGTCCTGACCAGCTCGTCCGCTATTCGATGTCCACGAAGTGCTATCTTGACACTACTTCGTTTATATTTAAAGTTAACTCCGGTTCTGGATGGATAATGATTCCCTGGAACGGCGATGGCATGACCATGCTTTCAGATACTGGTTTTGTGTGGGCACCAGCCGAGTCACTTTTGTTCTTCGAGCACGGCGACACCACCCTACACGAGCTTTATCAACTAAACGATGTTTCTGGCCTTGGGCTCCATAGCAGACCTTCCGGCAATTTCGTTGTCGATCTGTTGCCTCCGGTCTATGACACTCCTTATCCTGTCGATGGTGCTCTCATCGGCGGACCTCCAGCCTATGTTAGGATCAATGTCACCGATGATCTTTCCGGTGTGGATCCGGGCGAAGGCTGGTGGTTATCTGTCAATGATACAGAGGTTCCCACAACTGACTCACACCTCACCTTCGATGGCATGATGATCAGCCTCGAGGTTGCGGGTTCGATTACATCGATGTTCCCTCCGGGTGATACCATCGAGATTTGCGTTGGTGCTCAGGATTCACCGGATCTTTGCGATCCGAATGTTAGCTCAATCTGTTGGAGCTTCATTATCGATTATCTAGACTTCGATTTACCAGAAATGATCGTTGAACCGAACGATACATTCTTGGTGCCAATAATCGCTTACAATCCCAATAGATTTGTTCTCCACGATTTCTCGGTTTCCTTTGAGTATAATCCCGATATACTTATTTTCACCGGCACAGATAGAACTGGCAGCGCCTTACCGACCTCCTGGATTACCAGCGTGGACACCGCCGCCGGTGTGGCAACAGTTTGGGGTAGCGGCACTGGAGCGCTAGCCGATGTTGACACACTTATATTCCTTTCTGCCATTGTTAAACCTGAGGCTCCAAGCGCTTCATTCACACCGCTTATTTACACAGAAGATGGCATTGTCCTCGACAGCGGATATATCGGTTACAGGATTATTGATAACGGTTGGGTGCTCGTTGGTTGGTCACCAGAAACTTGGGTTCATGATCTAACCTTCGATTCTGATACAAGGCCATTGAATACTATTCTCACTTTTGGTATGCAAAACGCAGCTAGTGCAAGCTATGATCTTGGTATCGATATTCCTTTCTACCCACCACCTGCCAATAGAACAAATTCTTATTTCCCGATTTCGGACTCTGTTTATCCTCTGGTTACCAAACTCGAGCGAGACCTCAGAGCTCCTGCGCCACTTCCTGTAGAATGGAAGATAGCAACTGTTGGTGAAGCTGGCATCCTCACTTGGTCAACCGCCGGCCTCCCAGAAGGAGAACTCACGCTTAATGGCATGATCGAGATGCACCTTCACGATACCTATCATTATGCAGCCAACGAGACTATCACTATTGTCTATGACCGTCCCGAACCGATTATCAACGAGATCAGCATTGATGTTGGATGGAATCTTGTAGGCTTCCCGTGCATCCCCACTGTCGATGTTGTCCCGAATATTATCCCGGGCGGTTTGTATCATCTTTACGGATATAACCCCTTTGACCTTGCCTATTTCTCAACCAATAGAGCCGAAGCCGGTCATGGTTATTGGGTTTATTCCATGGAAGAGGGCACATATAACATGGGCGGAATTCCGGTTGCCAGCTATGAAGTTCCTTTGAACACCGGTTGGAACCTGGTTGGTTGCGCAAATGTCTCCAGTGCCACATACACAAGCACGCCAGCCATTTCCGGATTGCCCCAATTCTATAATACGACAACTGGTATGTATGAGACCTCCTCGTTTATCGAAGCAGGCATGGGCTACTGGATTCTTGTTACCTCACCGGGAACCTTCCAAGTTCCGGGTGCCAGGTCCTTCAAAGCAAACAATCCCGATTGGAGTGCTAATTTCGAGTTTGATGAGAAAATATATACTATCGGCCAGGGCTCATCCGAGAATAGCCTCGGTATTCCACCGATAACACCCGATGGTGAAACCGTTATCCCTGGCGCATTGATGATGGATGGTTTCAAGATGTGGAGTCTTATCTCACCCGATGCTGAGACTTGGACCTTCCACTCAGATGAATCGGGTTGGCTTCTCTGGAATGGCACAGATAATCCGCGTATTGCTGTTACAATACACGGCAAAAAAACCGTCCTCGAAAATGGTATGCAGTTATTCTTGAGTAAGGGTGATTTCGCAGTGTTCAACAAAGCAGGATCACTTCCAGAGGTTTACGGTGTTATGGTCAAACCGAACCCCGCCAATGCGGCGTTTATGGTCACTGTGGATGTTCCTCAGCAGAGTGATGTAACTGTCGGTCTTTACGACATGCTCGGAAAACGCATCGACCGCATCGCTGACGAGAAACTCACCGCAGGAACACATAGCTTCAATTGGCATAGCAAATCCGAACCCAGTGGCGTGTATTTTGTTCGCGTCAACTGGGATGGTGGCGAAGTTGTTCAGAAAGTCGTTTTACTCAAATAA
- a CDS encoding RNA polymerase sigma factor RpoD/SigA — protein MNKKRKISGRDVDRSLDIYLKEIGKTPLITAEDEFKLAVGIRNGDKEAMPKLIKANLRFVVSVAKQYQNQGLSLADLINEGNIGLIKAAKRFDEKRGFKFISYAVWWIRQSILQALAEQSRIVRLPLNRVGALHKIGKAHSKLEQKYGRSPSTKEIADKLNMAAEEVSDTLQISNSHLSLDAPFTEGDTNSLKDILKDNHSPSPDRELLKTALSSEIEKVLSTLTEREAEVISLYFGLNRERALTLEEIGNRFSLTRERVRQIKEKAIKRLRHATRSKNLRAFVS, from the coding sequence ATGAACAAAAAGCGAAAGATCAGCGGACGAGATGTTGATCGTTCATTGGACATTTACCTCAAGGAGATAGGCAAAACTCCACTCATTACCGCAGAAGACGAATTTAAGCTCGCAGTCGGAATCCGTAATGGCGACAAAGAAGCCATGCCAAAGCTTATTAAGGCAAATCTCAGGTTTGTAGTTAGCGTCGCCAAACAGTATCAAAATCAAGGATTATCTCTCGCCGACCTCATCAATGAGGGGAATATTGGTTTGATTAAAGCTGCCAAGAGATTTGATGAAAAGAGGGGTTTTAAGTTTATTTCGTATGCTGTTTGGTGGATTCGCCAGTCTATACTTCAGGCGCTAGCCGAGCAATCGAGGATAGTGAGGCTTCCGCTCAATAGAGTAGGTGCTTTACATAAAATCGGCAAAGCACACTCTAAGTTGGAGCAGAAGTATGGTCGTTCTCCCAGCACTAAAGAGATAGCTGATAAGCTCAATATGGCTGCGGAAGAGGTTTCCGATACCTTACAGATTTCTAATAGCCATCTTTCTCTCGATGCGCCTTTCACAGAGGGCGATACGAATTCCCTAAAGGACATTCTGAAGGACAATCACTCACCATCGCCAGATAGGGAACTTCTTAAGACAGCTCTTTCCAGTGAAATCGAGAAGGTTCTTTCTACACTTACGGAACGAGAGGCCGAGGTTATATCTCTTTATTTTGGCCTTAACCGAGAAAGGGCTCTCACACTCGAAGAGATAGGCAATAGATTTAGTCTCACACGTGAGCGTGTTAGGCAGATCAAAGAAAAAGCGATTAAGCGTCTTAGGCATGCCACCAGATCGAAGAATCTCAGGGCATTCGTAAGCTGA